Proteins from a genomic interval of Papaver somniferum cultivar HN1 chromosome 4, ASM357369v1, whole genome shotgun sequence:
- the LOC113272781 gene encoding uncharacterized protein LOC113272781, with protein sequence MVWVQLPGLSLEYWDEKTLFKISRAIGNPIKVDAATLNYQSGYYAKVLIKIDLAKNIPNKLWIVTGYGAFSQGVTLTNLPKFCHKCKIVGHQISECRINKQDFATDGQSSNSTPTKNTHNDTSTPKMTNQPALVPNLSPKPVEISQFSSPSTSNIPKDMNPLPPAKANTNGEIPFIEVIRGVSNPGLNPISTPAIQINNNQYEVLQDNDSEYSESEDGEIKEVSTSSLLEFGSISQPVTILQKEKIISQVIPEINENSKVAGKKKPPI encoded by the coding sequence ATGGTTTGGGTACAACTTCCAGGACTAAGTCTGGAATACTGGGATGAGAAAACTTTGTTCAAGATTAGTAGAGCAATTGGAAATCCAATTAAGGTTGATGCAGCTACATTGAATTATCAGAGTGGATACTATGCTAAAgttttaattaaaattgatttagCTAAGAATATTCCTAATAAGCTTTGGATTGTTACCGGATATGGAGCTTTTTCTCAAGGGGTTACATTAACAAATTTACCAAAATTCTGCCACAAATGCAAAATTGTTGGACATCAAATATCTGAATGCAGAATTAACAAACAAGATTTTGCAACAGATGGGCAGTCTTCTAATTCTACACCAACAAAGAATACTCATAATGATACTTCTACTCCAAAGATGACTAATCAGCCTGCACTTGTTCCCAATTTATCTCCTAAACCAGTTGAGATATCCCAGTTTTCAAGTCCAAGTACTTCTAATATTCCAAAGGATATGAATCCATTACCTCCAGCAAAAGCTAATACAAATGGTGAAATTCCTTTCATTGAGGTTATAAGAGGAGTTTCTAATCCAGGTTTAAATCCCATCTCTACTCCTGCTATTCAAATTAATAATAATCAATATGAAGTCTTACAAGATAATGATAGTGAATATTCTGAATCTGAAGATGGTGAAATTAAGGAAGTCAGTACCTCAAGTTTATTAGAGTTTGGTTCAATATCTCAACCTGTTACTATTTTGCAAAAAGAAAAGATTATATCTCAGGTTATCCCTGAGATAAATGAAAATAGTAAGGTAGCTGGAAAGAAAAAACCTCCAATATAA